In Chromobacterium rhizoryzae, one genomic interval encodes:
- a CDS encoding DDE-type integrase/transposase/recombinase, with product MSSSIRFNKGSAFLLDGREVSVTRVINGNLVTLEDVVSLVVYQYTKEQLLELWATGRITPKPGINFPSEGLRNSSSLAALCSYPQKLVDAAIRRQKYLDALSTMMGKIVFTPAKLQPLLEKIAKQFNDSKVPGVASVYRWSKRKMQHDNHPLALLEKAHSHGWFGCRFPTEVQEALIELIETRYLEPPGCSISDLHDALRVRIHELNQLRTSSGELKLPSYHTVRRAVLAYPAYERAVARYGKQEASIRFRTSLAGPKAKFILEVAEVDHTPVDLFVVDERTGMPLGRPWLTVIIDRKSRMILGIYVSFGGPSTEAVFGCLRNAILPKTYVRDHYPRVEGVWPCHGLMQTLVCDNGLEFHSRALEQACFDLGIILQFCPKRKPYFKGVVERAFGSISRNFLHAQKGTSLANWMERHGYDPLKTAVATFDELMHALHIWIIDVYSTRFHRSLKRPPLAVWQDGTHDNPPALPDLQVLDVALTEDEDRMLWHYGVELFNLRYNNRDVYPIRHQYGEKVTVRVRYNRADLGHIYVVHPGTGETIKVPAIEFDYASGLRLEVHQLICRELREAGLSETDPLNLAQAKERIRQVIGEQLASKKLKKRKQAARLSGANSLTVPSPRPVASPAVSGEIKAALPTVTPRQFKTSSHPLGKGDRP from the coding sequence ATGTCTTCGTCGATTCGCTTTAACAAAGGAAGCGCCTTCCTATTGGACGGGCGCGAGGTCAGTGTGACCCGAGTGATCAATGGCAACCTCGTTACACTGGAGGATGTCGTCTCATTGGTGGTTTACCAGTACACGAAGGAGCAGCTGCTGGAACTATGGGCGACCGGACGCATCACGCCCAAACCGGGCATCAACTTTCCTTCCGAGGGCTTGCGGAATTCCTCATCTCTTGCCGCACTGTGCAGTTACCCGCAAAAGCTGGTCGATGCGGCCATACGCCGACAGAAATACCTGGATGCACTGTCGACCATGATGGGGAAGATCGTCTTCACCCCTGCCAAGTTGCAACCCCTTCTCGAGAAAATCGCCAAGCAGTTCAACGACTCCAAGGTACCGGGTGTGGCATCGGTCTATCGTTGGTCCAAGAGGAAGATGCAGCACGATAACCATCCTCTTGCTTTGCTGGAGAAGGCACATTCACACGGATGGTTTGGCTGTCGATTCCCAACCGAGGTCCAAGAGGCGCTGATCGAATTGATCGAAACTCGCTATCTGGAACCTCCTGGATGCAGCATCTCGGACCTCCATGATGCCTTGCGGGTCCGAATTCATGAGTTGAATCAGCTCCGCACCAGCAGCGGGGAGCTAAAGTTGCCAAGCTACCACACGGTACGGCGCGCTGTTCTAGCCTATCCGGCCTATGAACGGGCGGTCGCCAGGTATGGCAAACAAGAGGCATCTATCCGCTTCCGCACCAGCTTGGCAGGCCCAAAGGCAAAATTCATTCTGGAAGTAGCTGAGGTTGATCACACGCCGGTTGACCTGTTCGTCGTCGATGAGCGGACAGGCATGCCACTCGGCCGCCCCTGGCTCACGGTCATCATCGACCGCAAGAGCAGAATGATTCTCGGCATCTACGTCAGTTTTGGGGGGCCAAGCACTGAAGCAGTGTTTGGTTGCCTGCGTAACGCGATTCTGCCCAAAACCTACGTTAGAGACCACTACCCGCGTGTTGAGGGTGTCTGGCCTTGCCATGGGCTCATGCAGACCTTGGTCTGCGACAACGGCCTCGAATTTCATAGCCGCGCACTAGAGCAGGCATGCTTCGATCTCGGAATCATTCTTCAGTTCTGTCCAAAGCGGAAACCTTATTTCAAAGGCGTGGTGGAGCGCGCTTTTGGCTCGATTTCCCGCAATTTTCTGCATGCCCAAAAGGGAACCAGCCTGGCCAATTGGATGGAACGCCATGGCTACGACCCGCTGAAGACCGCGGTGGCAACCTTTGACGAACTGATGCACGCCTTGCACATCTGGATCATCGATGTGTACTCGACTCGGTTTCACCGCAGCCTGAAGCGCCCCCCGCTTGCCGTTTGGCAGGATGGCACCCATGACAATCCTCCGGCCCTGCCTGACCTTCAAGTGCTTGATGTAGCGTTGACGGAGGATGAAGACCGGATGCTCTGGCACTATGGCGTCGAGCTGTTCAACCTGCGCTACAACAACCGAGACGTCTATCCGATCCGCCACCAGTACGGTGAGAAGGTGACAGTGCGGGTTCGGTACAACCGCGCCGACCTTGGCCACATTTACGTCGTTCACCCGGGGACTGGAGAGACCATCAAGGTACCGGCCATCGAATTCGACTACGCTTCGGGCCTACGGCTGGAAGTCCACCAGCTCATTTGCCGGGAGTTGCGCGAGGCCGGCTTATCCGAAACCGACCCGCTCAACCTTGCCCAAGCCAAAGAACGGATACGCCAGGTGATCGGCGAGCAACTGGCCAGCAAAAAGCTCAAAAAACGCAAACAAGCTGCTCGTTTGTCTGGCGCCAATTCCCTGACAGTCCCGTCACCGCGTCCAGTTGCTTCGCCTGCCGTGTCCGGAGAAATCAAGGCTGCCCTGCCTACCGTTACTCCACGGCAGTTCAAAACCAGCTCCCATCCTCTAGGTAAAGGAGATCGGCCATGA
- a CDS encoding TnsA endonuclease N-terminal domain-containing protein, translating into MTRHSYVTGPWSGGQGKVHVPARNITSPTGTIIRGRFPSVAARRMVGFEQLLERDTLYLCDFAPQVADIREQPFKLQYAMGNKVRHYTPDYALILKDGSILIVEVKPARSLAKPDIYEKLLYIRDAMQRQGHQFIVLSGDTIRAPHRLNNLKQLHRYLRPPFSAEDMLVKQQLSDRFGTSTQVAMRLLSQRLRSTAPILRLLAHGQVSCDLDQPITADTRITLTKQEADYVFVDSL; encoded by the coding sequence ATGACTCGCCATTCATATGTCACTGGCCCTTGGTCAGGCGGGCAGGGAAAAGTTCATGTTCCCGCTCGCAACATTACCAGCCCGACTGGAACCATCATCCGAGGCCGCTTTCCATCTGTCGCCGCGAGACGGATGGTCGGATTCGAACAACTGCTCGAACGAGACACGCTGTACCTGTGTGACTTTGCCCCGCAGGTGGCCGATATCAGGGAACAACCGTTCAAACTTCAGTACGCCATGGGCAACAAAGTCCGGCACTACACTCCAGACTATGCCCTCATTCTGAAAGACGGTTCGATACTGATCGTCGAGGTGAAGCCGGCCCGCTCTCTTGCCAAGCCGGACATCTACGAGAAGCTCCTGTACATCCGGGACGCAATGCAGCGCCAAGGCCATCAGTTCATCGTGCTTTCAGGTGACACCATTCGAGCTCCGCATCGCCTGAACAACCTCAAGCAACTTCATCGTTACCTGCGCCCCCCCTTCTCGGCAGAGGACATGCTGGTAAAGCAGCAGCTGTCCGATCGCTTTGGCACCAGTACCCAGGTTGCCATGAGGCTTCTCTCTCAGAGGCTAAGGAGCACCGCTCCCATTCTGCGCCTATTGGCTCATGGACAAGTGAGCTGCGATCTCGACCAGCCCATCACCGCTGACACGCGGATCACACTGACAAAACAGGAGGCAGACTATGTCTTCGTCGATTCGCTTTAA
- the lysS gene encoding lysine--tRNA ligase: protein MSEHEQASPSQDENQIMAERRQKLKSIREQRIAFPNDFKRSHFAQVLQDAHAGKEKEALEAEKIEVAVAGRMMLKRVMGKASFATLQDGSGRIQAYISNDGVGEELHAEFKHWDLGDIVAVKGVLFKTKTGELTVQASEVRLLSKNIRPLPEKFHGITDQETKYRQRYADLIMNEDSRQTFIKRSKIIQKVRDVMVGEGYLEVETPMMHPIPGGAAAKPFVTHHNALDMPLYLRIAPELYLKRLVVGGLERVFEINRNFRNEGMSTRHNPEFTMIEFYEAYSDYQRMMEMTEAIIRECALVSCGSTTVSYQGKEVDLGKPFDRFTIVGAIKHYNPQYTDAQLDDAAWVASEIKRLGGKLPPAPGLGSLQLALFEECAESLLWNPTFIIDYPVEVSPLARGSDSKPGLTERFELFIVGREHANGYSELNDPEDQAARFLSQVAQKDAGDDEAMHYDADYIRAMEYGLPPTGGCGIGIDRLVMLLTDAPSIRDVILFPQMRPE from the coding sequence ATGTCTGAACACGAGCAAGCATCGCCCAGCCAGGACGAAAACCAGATCATGGCGGAGCGCCGCCAAAAGCTGAAGAGCATCCGCGAACAGCGCATCGCCTTCCCCAACGACTTCAAGCGCAGCCACTTCGCGCAAGTCCTGCAGGACGCTCACGCCGGCAAGGAAAAGGAAGCGCTGGAAGCCGAAAAGATCGAGGTTGCCGTCGCCGGCCGCATGATGTTGAAACGTGTGATGGGCAAGGCCAGCTTCGCCACGCTGCAAGACGGCAGCGGCCGCATCCAGGCCTATATCTCCAATGACGGCGTGGGCGAAGAGCTGCACGCCGAGTTCAAGCACTGGGATCTGGGCGACATCGTCGCCGTCAAGGGCGTGCTGTTCAAGACCAAGACCGGCGAACTGACGGTGCAGGCCAGCGAAGTGCGCCTGCTGTCCAAGAACATCCGTCCGCTGCCGGAGAAATTCCACGGCATCACCGATCAGGAAACCAAGTACCGTCAGCGCTACGCCGATCTGATCATGAACGAGGACAGCCGCCAGACCTTCATCAAGCGCTCCAAGATCATCCAGAAGGTGCGCGACGTGATGGTAGGCGAAGGCTATCTGGAAGTGGAAACCCCGATGATGCACCCGATCCCGGGCGGCGCCGCGGCCAAGCCTTTCGTCACCCACCACAATGCGCTGGACATGCCCTTGTACCTGCGCATCGCGCCTGAGCTGTATCTGAAGCGCTTGGTGGTGGGCGGTCTGGAGCGCGTGTTCGAGATCAACCGCAACTTCCGCAACGAGGGGATGAGCACGCGCCACAACCCCGAGTTCACCATGATCGAGTTCTACGAGGCTTACAGCGACTACCAGCGCATGATGGAGATGACCGAAGCCATCATCCGCGAATGCGCGCTGGTATCCTGCGGCTCCACCACCGTCAGCTACCAGGGCAAGGAAGTGGATCTGGGCAAACCGTTCGACCGCTTCACCATCGTCGGCGCGATCAAGCACTACAACCCGCAATACACAGATGCCCAACTGGACGACGCGGCCTGGGTGGCCAGCGAGATCAAGCGCCTGGGCGGCAAGCTGCCGCCGGCGCCGGGCCTGGGCAGCCTGCAGCTGGCGCTGTTTGAAGAGTGCGCCGAAAGCCTGCTGTGGAACCCGACCTTCATCATCGACTACCCGGTGGAAGTGTCCCCGCTGGCGCGCGGTTCCGACAGCAAGCCGGGCCTGACCGAACGCTTCGAGCTGTTCATCGTCGGCCGCGAGCACGCCAACGGCTACTCCGAGTTGAACGATCCGGAAGACCAGGCTGCGCGCTTCCTGTCCCAGGTGGCGCAGAAGGACGCCGGCGACGACGAGGCGATGCACTACGACGCCGACTACATCCGCGCGATGGAATACGGCCTGCCGCCGACCGGCGGCTGCGGCATCGGCATCGACCGCCTGGTGATGCTGCTGACCGACGCGCCGTCCATCCGCGACGTCATTCTGTTCCCGCAGATGCGTCCGGAATAA
- the prfB gene encoding peptide chain release factor 2 (programmed frameshift), giving the protein MEVEVLNQIAAKIDDLATRGTDIRGYLDYDGKKDRLEEVSRLTEDPDIWNDPKRAQELGRERKQLEDVVLVIDEISAMVGDSAELFEMGRAENDDDTILAVQADLDTAEAKLAQLEFRRMFHDPMDPNNCFLDIQAGAGGTEAQDWAGMLLRMYIRYAERKGFSVEVLEESEGEVAGITSATLKISGEYAYGLLRSEVGVHRLVRVSPFDSNARRHTSFSSVFVYPEVDDSFVIDINPADLRVDTYRASGAGGQHINKTDSAVRITHNPTGIVVQCQNDRSQHRNRDEAMQMLRAKLYELELKKRNEAKQALEDTKTDVGWGHQIRSYVFDQSRIKDLRTSYEVGNIKGVMDGDLDGFIEASLKQGV; this is encoded by the exons ATTGAAGTCGAAGTACTGAACCAAATCGCGGCCAAGATAGACGACCTGGCCACCCGTGGCACCGACATCCGGGGGTATCTT GACTACGACGGTAAAAAAGACCGTCTGGAAGAAGTTTCCCGCCTGACCGAAGACCCGGACATCTGGAATGATCCCAAGCGCGCCCAGGAACTGGGCCGCGAGCGCAAACAGCTGGAAGACGTGGTGCTGGTGATCGACGAGATCAGCGCCATGGTCGGCGACAGCGCCGAATTGTTCGAGATGGGCCGCGCCGAAAACGACGACGACACCATCCTGGCCGTGCAGGCCGATCTGGACACCGCCGAAGCCAAGCTCGCGCAGCTGGAATTCCGCCGGATGTTCCACGATCCGATGGACCCGAACAACTGCTTCCTGGACATCCAGGCCGGCGCCGGCGGCACCGAGGCCCAGGACTGGGCCGGCATGCTGCTGCGCATGTATATCCGCTACGCCGAACGCAAGGGCTTCAGCGTGGAAGTGCTGGAAGAATCCGAAGGCGAAGTGGCCGGCATCACCAGCGCCACGCTGAAGATCAGTGGCGAATACGCCTACGGCCTGCTGCGCTCTGAAGTGGGCGTGCACCGCCTGGTGCGCGTGTCGCCGTTCGACTCCAACGCGCGCCGCCACACCTCCTTCTCCTCGGTCTTCGTCTATCCGGAAGTGGACGACAGCTTCGTGATCGACATCAATCCGGCCGATCTGCGCGTCGACACCTACCGCGCCTCCGGCGCCGGCGGTCAGCACATCAACAAGACCGACTCCGCCGTGCGCATCACCCACAATCCCACCGGGATCGTGGTGCAGTGCCAGAACGACCGCTCCCAGCACCGCAACCGCGACGAAGCGATGCAGATGCTGCGCGCCAAGCTGTACGAACTGGAACTGAAAAAGCGCAACGAGGCCAAGCAGGCGCTGGAAGACACCAAGACCGATGTGGGCTGGGGCCACCAGATCCGCTCCTATGTCTTCGACCAGTCCCGCATCAAGGATCTGCGCACCAGCTACGAAGTGGGCAATATCAAGGGCGTGATGGACGGCGACCTGGACGGCTTCATCGAGGCCAGCCTGAAACAGGGCGTCTGA
- a CDS encoding malate dehydrogenase codes for MKAPVRVAVTGAAGQIGYSLLFRIASGEMLGKDQPVILQLLDLPQAQTALKGVMMELEDCAFPLLAGMVATDDPNVAFKDVKVALLVGARPRSKGMERKDLLEANGAIFTVQGKALNDHAARDVKVLVVGNPANTNAWIAMKSAPDLNPKNFTAMLRLDHNRALSQIAAKTGKPVAAIEKLAVWGNHSPTMYADYRFASIAGQPVKAMINDEAWNRDVFLPTVGKRGAAIIEARGLSSAASAANAAIDHVHDWVLGSQGKWVTMGIPSDGSYGIPEGVMYGFPVVCENGEYKIVQGLEIDEFSRERMNFTLAELEEERAAIAHLFG; via the coding sequence ATGAAAGCTCCCGTTCGCGTCGCCGTCACCGGCGCAGCCGGCCAAATCGGCTATAGTCTGCTGTTCCGCATTGCCAGCGGCGAAATGCTCGGCAAGGATCAACCGGTCATCTTACAACTGCTGGACCTGCCGCAAGCCCAAACCGCCCTCAAGGGCGTGATGATGGAACTGGAAGACTGCGCCTTCCCGCTGTTGGCCGGCATGGTTGCCACCGACGACCCGAACGTGGCCTTCAAGGACGTCAAGGTCGCGCTGCTGGTGGGCGCCCGCCCGCGCAGCAAGGGCATGGAGCGCAAGGATCTGCTGGAAGCCAACGGCGCCATCTTCACCGTTCAAGGCAAGGCGCTGAACGACCACGCCGCCCGCGACGTGAAAGTGCTGGTAGTGGGCAACCCGGCCAACACCAACGCCTGGATCGCGATGAAGTCCGCTCCGGACCTGAATCCGAAAAACTTCACCGCCATGTTGCGTCTTGACCACAACCGCGCGCTGTCCCAGATCGCCGCCAAGACCGGCAAGCCGGTGGCAGCCATCGAGAAGCTGGCGGTATGGGGCAACCACTCGCCGACCATGTACGCCGACTACCGCTTCGCCAGCATCGCCGGCCAGCCGGTCAAGGCCATGATCAACGACGAAGCCTGGAACCGCGACGTATTCCTGCCCACCGTGGGCAAGCGCGGCGCCGCCATCATCGAAGCGCGCGGCCTGTCTTCCGCCGCCTCCGCCGCCAACGCCGCCATCGACCACGTCCACGACTGGGTGCTGGGCAGCCAGGGCAAATGGGTGACCATGGGCATTCCGTCCGACGGCTCCTACGGCATCCCGGAAGGCGTGATGTACGGCTTCCCGGTTGTATGCGAAAATGGCGAATACAAGATTGTGCAAGGTCTGGAAATCGACGAGTTCAGCCGCGAGCGGATGAACTTCACCCTGGCCGAACTGGAAGAAGAGCGCGCCGCCATCGCTCACCTGTTTGGCTGA
- a CDS encoding GntR family transcriptional regulator, translating to MTDRPLRRQPLYSQIKQQLLRRIGDGEWQENDALPSEWDLADELGASQGTVRKALGELVADGLLYRAQGRGTFVAPAPSEWGEGLLLTPGLFNEQPDDLAREFLGISRGNASDDMAAALQLRRAAPLLRVRQLWRWHGIPVAVDEAFLPADEFEGLDARWLRGSSGVYQALQQRFGIRLKVLCEQFRALMLPREESALLGVTGMVAEAPALSLIRISGSMEGVPLEWRQRYCLTHNWAYTARRA from the coding sequence ATGACAGATCGACCGCTGCGTAGACAGCCGCTGTACAGCCAGATCAAGCAGCAATTGCTGCGCCGGATCGGCGATGGCGAATGGCAGGAGAACGATGCCTTGCCCAGCGAATGGGACTTGGCGGACGAGCTGGGCGCAAGCCAGGGCACGGTGCGCAAGGCCTTGGGCGAACTGGTGGCCGACGGCCTGCTGTATCGCGCGCAGGGCAGGGGCACTTTCGTGGCGCCGGCGCCCAGCGAGTGGGGCGAAGGCCTGCTGCTGACGCCGGGCCTGTTCAACGAGCAGCCGGACGATCTGGCGCGGGAGTTCCTCGGCATTTCGCGGGGTAACGCCAGCGACGACATGGCCGCGGCATTGCAATTGCGGCGCGCTGCGCCTTTATTGAGAGTTCGGCAGCTGTGGCGTTGGCACGGCATCCCGGTCGCGGTGGACGAGGCCTTCTTGCCGGCCGACGAGTTCGAGGGGCTGGACGCGCGATGGCTGCGCGGCTCGTCCGGGGTGTACCAGGCGCTGCAGCAGCGTTTCGGCATCCGTTTGAAAGTATTGTGCGAGCAGTTTCGCGCGTTGATGTTGCCGCGCGAGGAAAGCGCGCTGCTCGGCGTCACCGGCATGGTGGCCGAGGCGCCGGCCTTGAGTCTGATCCGGATTTCCGGCTCGATGGAGGGCGTGCCGCTGGAGTGGCGGCAGCGTTACTGTCTGACGCACAACTGGGCTTACACCGCCCGCCGGGCTTGA
- the sdhC gene encoding succinate dehydrogenase, cytochrome b556 subunit gives MQKQRPKHLDLAKIRLPIPGIVSILHRISGVALFFSLPLLIYLLHGSLSSAESFETYRAVVGNPLMKLVLLGLLWAYMHHFCAGIRFLFLDIHKGLELQTARATAKTVVAVSLALTMVLGVALW, from the coding sequence ATGCAGAAGCAACGACCAAAGCACCTGGATCTGGCCAAGATCAGATTGCCGATTCCCGGCATCGTCTCGATCTTGCACCGGATCAGCGGTGTTGCGCTGTTCTTTTCTCTCCCACTGTTGATTTACCTGTTGCACGGTTCGCTGAGTTCGGCCGAATCGTTCGAAACCTACCGCGCCGTGGTGGGCAACCCGCTGATGAAGCTGGTGTTGCTCGGCCTGTTGTGGGCGTATATGCACCACTTCTGTGCCGGTATCCGTTTCCTCTTCCTCGATATTCATAAAGGTCTCGAACTGCAGACCGCCCGCGCCACCGCCAAGACCGTTGTGGCCGTCAGCCTGGCGCTGACCATGGTTCTGGGAGTTGCTCTATGGTAA
- the sdhD gene encoding succinate dehydrogenase, hydrophobic membrane anchor protein, with amino-acid sequence MVNRNVVGAGYGLRDWIMQRVTAVIMLIYTVALALFLLTMPSGYEGWKAFFGQFWVQLLTQVSLIALFLHVWVGIRDLWMDYVKPVGVRLALHVFTIVWLVSCFIYSVKVVWGL; translated from the coding sequence ATGGTAAATCGCAATGTCGTCGGCGCCGGCTATGGCCTGCGCGATTGGATCATGCAGCGCGTCACCGCGGTGATCATGTTGATCTACACCGTGGCTTTGGCTTTGTTCCTGTTGACCATGCCGTCCGGCTACGAAGGCTGGAAGGCGTTCTTCGGCCAGTTCTGGGTGCAGTTGCTGACCCAGGTGAGCCTGATCGCTCTGTTCCTGCACGTATGGGTGGGCATCCGCGATCTGTGGATGGATTATGTGAAGCCGGTGGGCGTACGCCTGGCGCTGCACGTGTTCACCATCGTCTGGCTGGTTTCCTGTTTTATCTATTCCGTTAAAGTGGTCTGGGGGCTGTAA
- the sdhA gene encoding succinate dehydrogenase flavoprotein subunit gives MGIPVRHFDAVIVGAGGAGMRAALQLSEAGLKTAVLSKVFPTRSHTVAAQGGVSASLGNSEEDHWHWHMYDTVKGSDWLGDQDAIEFMCREAPKVVVELEHFGMPFDRNADGSIYQRPFGGHMSNFGEKPVRRACAAADRTGHAMLHALYQRNVRANTHFFVEWMALDLIRDADGNVQGVIAMEMETSEIVVFQAKATLFATGGAGRIFSSSTNAFINTGDGLGMASRAGIPLEDMEFWQFHPTGVAGAGVLITEGVRGEGGILRNAQGERFMERYAPNAKDLASRDVVSRAMVTEINEGRGCGPNKDHVLLDITHLDPEVIMSKLPGIREISIKFAGVDPIKAPIPVVPTCHYQMGGIPTNYHGEVVVQGEKVQGFYAAGECACASVHGANRLGTNSLLDLLVFGKSSANSMIEFIKQHPEDLPELALADVERSVARVERLNQQTGGVQVNDAREAMQRTMQAHCGVFRFKDMLAEGVEKILEVEKMVQRTEISDKSNVFNTARIEALELENLIEVAKATMISANARTESRGAHVRDDAKDTEETPNGRDDKNWLKHTLWYREANRLDYKPVNLKPLSVDTIALKTRSY, from the coding sequence ATGGGTATTCCTGTTCGTCATTTCGACGCCGTTATCGTTGGGGCAGGCGGAGCAGGCATGCGCGCGGCCTTGCAATTGTCCGAGGCCGGCCTGAAGACAGCGGTGCTGTCCAAGGTATTCCCGACCCGCTCCCACACCGTTGCCGCCCAGGGCGGCGTGTCCGCTTCTCTCGGCAACTCCGAGGAAGATCATTGGCACTGGCATATGTACGACACCGTCAAGGGGTCGGACTGGCTGGGCGATCAGGACGCCATCGAATTCATGTGCCGCGAAGCGCCCAAGGTGGTGGTGGAGCTGGAGCACTTCGGCATGCCGTTCGACCGCAACGCCGACGGCTCCATCTACCAGCGCCCGTTCGGCGGCCATATGTCGAATTTCGGCGAGAAGCCGGTGCGCCGCGCCTGCGCCGCAGCCGACCGCACCGGCCACGCCATGCTGCACGCGCTATACCAGCGCAATGTGCGCGCCAATACCCATTTCTTCGTTGAATGGATGGCGCTGGACCTGATCCGCGACGCCGACGGCAATGTCCAGGGCGTGATCGCCATGGAAATGGAAACCTCGGAAATCGTCGTGTTCCAGGCCAAGGCCACCTTGTTCGCCACCGGCGGCGCCGGCCGCATCTTCTCCTCGTCCACCAACGCCTTCATCAATACCGGCGACGGCCTGGGCATGGCTTCCCGCGCGGGCATCCCGCTGGAAGACATGGAGTTCTGGCAGTTCCACCCGACCGGCGTGGCCGGCGCCGGCGTGTTGATCACCGAAGGCGTGCGCGGCGAAGGCGGCATTCTGCGCAATGCGCAGGGCGAACGCTTCATGGAACGCTACGCGCCCAACGCCAAGGACCTGGCGTCCCGCGACGTGGTGTCGCGCGCGATGGTGACCGAGATCAACGAAGGCCGCGGCTGCGGTCCGAACAAGGATCACGTGCTGCTGGACATCACTCACCTGGATCCGGAAGTGATCATGTCCAAGCTGCCGGGCATCCGCGAGATTTCGATCAAGTTCGCCGGCGTGGACCCGATCAAGGCCCCGATTCCGGTGGTGCCGACTTGCCATTACCAAATGGGCGGCATTCCCACCAACTACCACGGCGAAGTGGTGGTGCAGGGCGAAAAAGTGCAGGGCTTCTACGCGGCCGGCGAATGCGCCTGCGCGTCGGTGCATGGCGCCAACCGCCTGGGCACCAACTCGCTGCTGGACTTGCTGGTGTTCGGCAAGAGCTCGGCCAACTCGATGATCGAGTTCATCAAGCAGCATCCGGAAGACCTGCCGGAACTGGCGCTGGCCGATGTCGAGCGCTCCGTCGCCCGCGTCGAGCGCCTGAATCAGCAGACCGGCGGCGTGCAAGTCAACGACGCGCGCGAAGCCATGCAGCGCACCATGCAGGCGCACTGCGGCGTGTTCCGCTTCAAGGACATGCTGGCCGAAGGCGTGGAGAAGATTCTGGAAGTGGAGAAGATGGTGCAGCGCACCGAGATCTCCGACAAGTCCAATGTCTTCAACACCGCCCGCATCGAGGCGCTGGAGCTGGAGAACCTGATCGAAGTGGCCAAGGCCACCATGATCTCGGCCAACGCCCGCACCGAGAGCCGCGGCGCCCATGTGCGCGACGACGCCAAGGACACCGAGGAAACCCCGAACGGCCGCGACGACAAGAACTGGCTGAAGCACACGCTGTGGTATCGCGAAGCCAACCGTCTGGACTACAAGCCGGTCAATCTGAAGCCGCTGTCGGTCGATACGATCGCGCTGAAGACCCGCTCCTACTAA
- a CDS encoding succinate dehydrogenase iron-sulfur subunit, producing MTTETVKFRIYRYNPETDAKPYMQDISVEMDSTEHKLLDALVKLKVKDDTLSFRRSCREGVCGSDAMNINGKNGLACLTDFRDLKQPIELRPLPGLPVIRDLIVDMTQFFKQYHSIKPYVINDTPPPERERKQSPEDRKELDGLYECILCACCSTSCPSFWWNPDKFVGPAGLLAAYRFIADTRDEATKERLDNLEDPYRLFRCHTIMNCVDVCPKGLNPTKAIGKIKDLMVKRAV from the coding sequence ATGACTACCGAAACCGTCAAATTCCGCATCTACCGCTACAATCCGGAAACCGATGCCAAGCCGTATATGCAGGACATCAGCGTGGAGATGGACTCCACCGAGCACAAGCTCTTGGACGCGCTGGTCAAGCTGAAGGTGAAGGACGACACGCTGAGCTTCCGCCGCTCCTGTCGCGAAGGCGTGTGCGGTTCCGACGCGATGAACATCAACGGTAAGAACGGCCTGGCCTGCCTGACCGACTTCCGCGACCTGAAACAGCCGATCGAGCTGCGTCCGCTGCCGGGTCTGCCGGTGATCCGCGATCTGATCGTGGACATGACCCAGTTCTTCAAGCAGTACCACTCGATCAAGCCTTATGTGATCAACGACACGCCGCCGCCGGAACGCGAGCGCAAGCAGTCGCCGGAAGACCGCAAGGAACTGGACGGCCTGTACGAGTGCATTCTGTGCGCTTGCTGCTCGACGTCCTGCCCGTCCTTCTGGTGGAACCCGGACAAGTTCGTCGGTCCGGCCGGCCTGTTGGCCGCCTATCGCTTTATCGCGGACACCCGCGACGAAGCGACCAAGGAGCGCCTGGACAACCTGGAAGACCCGTACCGCCTGTTCCGTTGCCACACCATCATGAACTGCGTGGACGTGTGTCCTAAGGGCCTGAATCCGACCAAGGCGATTGGCAAGATCAAGGACCTCATGGTCAAGCGTGCAGTATGA
- a CDS encoding FAD assembly factor SdhE, which produces MTAYDPIELKRIRWRSRRGLLELDLVLEKFFAGPFDQLAPAEIEAYRRLLDLPDTDFLDVVSGKADLDDPEEMGIVAILRSL; this is translated from the coding sequence ATGACCGCCTACGATCCGATTGAACTCAAGCGGATCCGTTGGCGGTCCCGGCGGGGGCTGCTGGAGCTGGATCTGGTGCTGGAGAAATTCTTCGCCGGCCCCTTCGACCAGCTCGCCCCCGCCGAGATTGAGGCTTATCGGCGGTTGCTGGATTTGCCCGATACCGATTTTCTGGACGTCGTCAGCGGCAAGGCCGATCTGGACGATCCGGAAGAGATGGGCATCGTGGCGATTCTCCGTTCGCTCTGA